A window of Paenibacillus sp. 19GGS1-52 contains these coding sequences:
- a CDS encoding EAL domain-containing protein, translated as MSCKDCFAIEPVEDQGELRIRPYSISLANAIKAAGYDIAGVKSMGIIPYTSLEELMRLLKLLGELQQLLTVSLALYITGKKGVGLHERWLSLQQLEIRFSHDNLINIISNHDFCSYLQPIVNVTEEIVGFEFLLRPLQNGSYFQPYELFEIARQTGFHSFLDRAARVSAIESSAKLLPKGIKRFINFLPSSIYNPQYCLTHTFEAIDRLNQDPKDFVFEVVETENIANIAHLHTIFAEYRRQGMHVALDDVGTGYSTVELMCSLKPDYVKIDRELISNCDEDAVKQSTILDIMSRAAEFGAKVLAEGIERREEFLFCRDIGIDLAQGYLFGKPEELPPAHFIYSV; from the coding sequence ATGAGCTGTAAGGATTGTTTTGCTATTGAACCTGTGGAAGATCAAGGTGAATTAAGAATACGCCCCTATTCCATCTCTCTTGCTAATGCTATAAAGGCTGCGGGTTATGATATAGCGGGAGTTAAGAGTATGGGTATTATTCCTTATACATCGCTAGAGGAACTTATGCGCTTGTTGAAATTGCTAGGTGAATTGCAGCAACTGTTAACGGTGTCCTTGGCTCTTTACATTACGGGTAAAAAGGGTGTCGGTCTTCACGAACGCTGGTTATCTTTGCAGCAGCTTGAGATTAGATTCTCCCATGATAATTTGATAAATATTATTTCCAATCATGATTTCTGCAGCTATTTACAGCCCATTGTAAACGTTACCGAAGAGATCGTAGGTTTCGAGTTTCTGCTGCGGCCGCTGCAGAACGGAAGTTATTTTCAGCCCTATGAGCTGTTTGAGATTGCCCGTCAGACGGGATTTCATAGTTTCCTGGACCGGGCGGCGCGAGTTTCAGCCATTGAGAGCAGCGCGAAGCTTTTACCGAAGGGAATCAAACGATTTATAAATTTTTTGCCCTCATCGATTTATAATCCGCAATATTGTCTAACCCATACCTTTGAGGCGATAGACAGGTTGAACCAAGACCCGAAGGATTTCGTATTTGAGGTTGTTGAAACGGAAAATATAGCGAATATTGCCCACCTGCACACAATTTTTGCCGAGTACCGGCGTCAGGGGATGCATGTTGCGCTTGATGATGTAGGTACGGGTTATTCAACGGTAGAGTTAATGTGCAGCCTGAAACCGGATTATGTAAAAATAGACCGTGAATTAATCAGTAACTGCGATGAAGACGCTGTGAAGCAAAGTACGATCCTGGATATTATGAGCCGAGCGGCTGAATTTGGTGCCAAAGTGCTGGCTGAAGGCATCGAGCGACGGGAAGAATTTCTTTTTTGCCGCGATATAGGTATAGATTTGGCGCAAGGCTATCTCTTTGGAAAGCCGGAAGAATTGCCACCCGCTCATTTTATTTACAGTGTTTGA
- a CDS encoding pyridoxamine 5'-phosphate oxidase family protein — protein MDNRELEQTIIKVLDDNKFGSFGTIEAGNKPKVRYMAVFHEGLDIYLATSRKTHKVEELQDNPHAFLLLGYEAGGSKDVLEIEATVAVTENEDLRSKVWSKELEQWFTGPDDPDYVILRLTPTRMEYAGKDKQHGVWESTAGAVGK, from the coding sequence ATGGATAACAGAGAGCTGGAGCAGACAATCATCAAGGTACTGGATGACAATAAATTTGGTTCCTTCGGCACGATCGAAGCCGGTAATAAACCAAAGGTGCGTTATATGGCGGTGTTTCATGAAGGACTGGATATTTATTTGGCTACCAGCCGCAAGACGCATAAGGTAGAAGAGCTGCAGGATAATCCCCATGCTTTTTTGCTGCTCGGATATGAAGCGGGAGGCAGCAAGGATGTGCTGGAGATTGAGGCTACCGTTGCTGTCACGGAGAATGAGGATCTGCGCTCGAAGGTGTGGAGTAAAGAGCTGGAGCAATGGTTCACCGGGCCGGATGATCCTGATTATGTGATCCTGAGGCTTACGCCAACCCGGATGGAATATGCCGGTAAGGATAAACAGCATGGGGTCTGGGAATCGACTGCTGGAGCTGTCGGCAAGTAG
- a CDS encoding response regulator transcription factor yields MSVALLYIEDDREIGHVVSSDLREREYGVRWLQSGEGALEAAADCQLVILDVMLPGLDGFTVGQRLKRAYPQIPILMLSARTSIDDKLQGLEFADDYLTKPFHPDELAARIEVLLRRAGTAVSEPLTLKHLIVYESDNRVVQADTGQEIRLTGKQHQIFSYLLRHLGQIMTKEQIYEAVWGEAYMEGDKTLMVHIRYLREKLELDPAVPQIIETVRGIGYRVRA; encoded by the coding sequence ATGAGTGTTGCGCTGCTATATATTGAGGATGACCGGGAGATCGGCCATGTTGTATCCAGTGATCTGCGTGAGCGTGAGTATGGGGTTCGTTGGCTGCAAAGCGGGGAGGGAGCTTTAGAAGCGGCAGCAGACTGCCAGTTGGTTATTCTCGATGTTATGCTGCCTGGACTGGACGGATTCACCGTTGGACAACGGCTGAAGCGGGCCTATCCCCAGATTCCAATCCTAATGCTCTCTGCTCGGACCTCCATTGATGACAAGCTGCAGGGATTGGAGTTCGCCGATGATTATTTGACGAAGCCCTTTCATCCGGATGAACTGGCTGCCCGTATCGAGGTCTTGTTGAGACGGGCAGGCACAGCTGTTTCTGAACCGCTCACTCTGAAGCATCTTATTGTATACGAGAGTGATAACCGGGTGGTCCAGGCTGATACTGGACAGGAAATTAGGCTTACTGGCAAGCAGCACCAGATCTTCTCCTATTTGCTGCGCCATCTCGGTCAGATTATGACCAAAGAGCAGATTTACGAAGCGGTCTGGGGCGAAGCCTATATGGAAGGGGATAAGACGCTGATGGTCCATATTCGTTATTTACGCGAAAAGCTGGAGCTTGACCCTGCGGTGCCACAGATTATCGAAACTGTGCGTGGAATTGGGTACCGGGTAAGGGCATGA
- a CDS encoding metalloregulator ArsR/SmtB family transcription factor: MEPAALEECDETCKGSELEPESISLILPERETTDKMAEMFKALGDPTRVRLIYALSQRELCVHDLSTILDMGQSAVSHQLRYLRNLRIVKRRKEGKTVYYSLNDAHVEQIFLQTHEHIRHE; encoded by the coding sequence ATGGAGCCAGCAGCACTAGAAGAATGTGATGAGACATGCAAGGGTTCGGAGCTTGAACCAGAATCTATTTCGTTGATCCTGCCTGAACGGGAGACAACGGATAAAATGGCTGAGATGTTCAAAGCATTGGGTGATCCGACAAGAGTGCGGCTCATCTACGCTCTATCCCAACGAGAGTTATGCGTACACGATTTGTCTACGATCCTGGATATGGGTCAATCCGCAGTATCTCATCAGCTCCGCTATTTGCGGAATCTGCGGATTGTGAAGCGCCGCAAAGAAGGGAAGACCGTGTATTACTCGTTAAATGATGCGCATGTAGAGCAGATCTTTTTGCAGACGCATGAGCATATCCGCCACGAGTAG
- a CDS encoding ABC transporter permease produces MGSFWRICASERLKMSKSYIWLLVILSPAIAILPGALSFRDGEEVTWELLLSVMSVIHGLLFLPVLSGIFAALICRYEHQDGGWKLLLSLPVTRAKVYLSKYVMIIVLLGVVQLLFLVCLLGMGWIREATTPVPWSLLLRSVFGGWIACLPLAALQLAVSQGWSSFGAPLALNVSFTIPNILIANSATYGPYYPWVQPALAMTPNGQDRFGAFNLPLDSLMIVVLGSLIVFLAAGLFSFWRKAV; encoded by the coding sequence ATGGGTTCCTTTTGGCGAATATGCGCCTCTGAACGGTTGAAGATGTCCAAGTCGTACATTTGGTTGCTTGTGATCTTAAGTCCGGCAATTGCTATACTGCCTGGTGCGCTATCCTTTCGGGATGGGGAAGAGGTCACTTGGGAGCTGCTGCTCTCTGTCATGTCTGTGATTCACGGCTTGCTGTTTCTGCCAGTACTCTCGGGTATTTTCGCAGCGCTGATCTGTCGGTATGAGCATCAAGATGGAGGGTGGAAACTGCTGCTTTCCCTTCCTGTAACAAGGGCGAAGGTCTATTTATCGAAATATGTAATGATCATCGTTTTGTTGGGAGTGGTACAGTTACTGTTTCTCGTGTGCTTGCTCGGAATGGGTTGGATTCGCGAAGCCACCACTCCGGTACCCTGGTCGCTCCTGCTGCGCAGCGTATTTGGCGGCTGGATTGCCTGTCTGCCTCTAGCTGCCTTGCAACTGGCCGTATCTCAAGGCTGGAGCAGCTTTGGCGCGCCGCTGGCACTGAATGTGAGCTTTACGATACCCAATATCCTAATCGCAAATTCCGCAACATATGGGCCTTATTATCCCTGGGTACAGCCCGCGTTAGCTATGACGCCTAATGGACAAGACAGATTTGGGGCTTTCAATTTACCTCTAGATAGTTTGATGATCGTGGTGCTCGGCAGTCTGATTGTATTTCTGGCGGCAGGTCTATTCTCCTTCTGGCGCAAGGCGGTGTAA
- a CDS encoding GyrI-like domain-containing protein — MEIKVESLPKYRIAYVRQVGPYGPGNIQAMEKLKKWAEEKNLLDESAIILGISQDNPETTLPKNCRYDACIVISNDYQMDNSICESQLSAGEYVIYKVKHTAKDIQKAWPEIFSYLQKSRYQIDNKPIFERYTTDMIHNDFCEICVAVKPI, encoded by the coding sequence ATGGAAATTAAAGTCGAATCTCTTCCAAAATATCGTATCGCCTATGTGCGACAAGTGGGTCCATATGGACCTGGAAACATTCAAGCGATGGAAAAGTTGAAAAAATGGGCTGAGGAAAAAAATCTACTAGATGAATCTGCAATAATACTCGGAATTTCGCAAGACAACCCAGAAACGACACTTCCTAAAAACTGTCGATATGATGCTTGTATTGTCATTTCAAACGATTATCAAATGGATAATTCAATTTGTGAAAGTCAACTTTCTGCTGGTGAATATGTTATTTACAAAGTTAAACATACTGCGAAGGATATCCAAAAAGCGTGGCCCGAAATTTTTTCGTATTTACAAAAGAGTAGATATCAAATTGACAACAAACCGATTTTTGAAAGATACACTACTGATATGATTCACAACGATTTTTGCGAAATATGTGTAGCTGTAAAACCAATCTAG
- a CDS encoding ABC transporter ATP-binding protein: MKNTVIETKDLWKKYRGRAAVENLNLNISKGEIYGFLGPNGAGKTTTIRMLLGLITPTSGSVEIFGRDLRKNKLQILRKIGSLVESPSYYGHLSAVDNLEVIRRILGVSKQRIAEVLDIVSLTGEERRAVKGFSLGMKQRLGIAAALLGSPELLILDEPTNGLDPSGIQEIRSLIKRLPLEQGITVLVSSHLLSEIEQMADTVGIIRQGQLIYQDTITNLQQQAAGEMRLHVSDPTMALDLAGHCGYDGALREDKLIFSRMDDARVALLVRELVENGHSIYRVEEHRQSLEDFFLQVIGGGEA, from the coding sequence ATGAAGAATACGGTTATAGAAACCAAGGATTTGTGGAAGAAATACCGTGGCCGGGCTGCGGTGGAGAATTTGAATTTGAATATTAGCAAGGGAGAAATCTATGGTTTTCTGGGGCCGAACGGAGCGGGTAAGACCACAACGATCCGTATGCTGCTCGGACTAATTACGCCTACATCGGGCAGTGTTGAAATATTCGGCCGGGATCTGCGTAAGAATAAGCTGCAAATCTTGCGCAAGATAGGATCACTGGTGGAGTCGCCGTCCTATTACGGCCATCTGAGCGCTGTAGACAATCTAGAGGTTATTCGCCGAATTCTTGGGGTATCCAAGCAGCGAATTGCCGAAGTGCTGGATATTGTCTCCTTAACAGGTGAAGAGAGGCGAGCAGTCAAGGGCTTCTCACTGGGTATGAAGCAGCGTTTAGGCATAGCTGCAGCACTATTAGGCAGTCCGGAGCTGTTAATTCTCGATGAGCCAACGAATGGCCTGGATCCTTCAGGCATTCAGGAAATTCGCAGCCTGATTAAGCGGTTGCCGCTGGAACAGGGAATTACTGTTCTTGTATCCAGTCACCTGCTAAGTGAGATTGAACAAATGGCGGATACCGTAGGGATAATCCGGCAAGGGCAACTGATCTATCAGGACACGATCACTAATCTACAGCAGCAGGCAGCAGGGGAAATGCGGCTGCATGTATCTGATCCGACAATGGCTTTAGATTTGGCCGGACATTGTGGCTATGATGGAGCACTTCGGGAAGACAAGCTGATCTTCTCCCGCATGGACGATGCCAGAGTAGCACTGCTGGTGAGGGAATTGGTCGAGAATGGCCACTCTATTTACCGAGTGGAGGAGCATAGACAATCGCTTGAGGATTTCTTCCTGCAGGTTATTGGGGGAGGGGAAGCATGA
- a CDS encoding MFS transporter translates to MKKLLWISCLSYFVIGLAHVVLGSILPVLLEHYDQNYSAGGQLIFSQFSGFLAGVLVSPFLNRRFGKRGGILIATGLLLVSQISYAFLPPWGWMYVIAVAAGFGFGMIEAVIGTIIIAAITEGTAIAMSRLEVLFGVGALIMPLIASPLIAAGWWRLSFLIVAAFSLISLFFWGSRASFGKLQSVLDDRAPRTRPTKTSTQSSRVGKKLPYVGKQWVLLGMFILFFFLYVGTEMSLVNFMPAIFIAKLGISESAAALTVTFFWLAMAIGRLFAGVIAEKITYRMYVLGSCFITLLLFILFPFSEHRIAAFTILILLGLFMSGIFSIALVFSSKLLPGAEETTPSIMIASGGIGGAILPLLTGWSMDHLQVAQTAGMLAVFAGFLFLLSFAAWKMG, encoded by the coding sequence GTGAAAAAACTGCTCTGGATCAGCTGTCTCTCTTACTTTGTTATCGGGCTCGCCCATGTGGTGCTCGGCTCTATTCTTCCCGTTCTTCTGGAGCATTATGATCAAAATTATAGTGCCGGGGGCCAACTTATCTTCAGCCAGTTCTCCGGCTTTCTAGCAGGTGTACTGGTCTCACCTTTTCTGAACCGCCGCTTTGGCAAACGTGGAGGCATTCTCATTGCCACCGGGCTGTTGCTGGTTTCCCAAATTTCCTATGCCTTTCTTCCGCCTTGGGGTTGGATGTACGTCATCGCCGTTGCCGCAGGGTTCGGGTTCGGCATGATCGAAGCTGTCATCGGTACCATTATAATCGCCGCCATTACCGAAGGAACTGCCATAGCGATGAGCAGGCTTGAAGTCCTGTTCGGGGTAGGCGCACTGATTATGCCTCTGATCGCTAGTCCGCTCATTGCTGCTGGATGGTGGAGGCTTTCCTTTCTGATTGTTGCGGCATTCTCGTTAATATCGCTTTTCTTCTGGGGAAGCCGCGCAAGCTTTGGGAAGCTGCAAAGCGTACTGGACGACCGCGCTCCCCGCACTCGCCCAACGAAAACGTCCACGCAGTCTTCCCGGGTAGGCAAAAAGCTCCCGTATGTAGGCAAACAGTGGGTGCTGCTCGGTATGTTCATCCTTTTTTTCTTTCTTTATGTAGGTACTGAGATGAGTCTGGTCAATTTCATGCCAGCGATCTTTATCGCCAAACTGGGAATAAGTGAATCTGCGGCGGCCTTGACCGTAACCTTTTTCTGGCTCGCCATGGCCATAGGCAGGCTGTTTGCCGGGGTTATAGCCGAAAAAATCACCTATCGTATGTATGTTCTCGGTAGCTGTTTTATTACCCTACTGCTATTTATTCTGTTTCCCTTCTCAGAGCACCGCATCGCCGCGTTCACTATACTCATACTGCTGGGATTGTTCATGTCTGGCATTTTCTCCATTGCCCTTGTCTTCTCCAGCAAGCTGCTGCCTGGCGCCGAAGAAACGACACCTAGTATCATGATCGCTTCAGGCGGAATTGGTGGAGCTATTCTGCCTCTCTTAACGGGCTGGTCGATGGATCATCTGCAGGTGGCCCAGACTGCAGGCATGCTGGCTGTTTTCGCCGGTTTCCTATTTTTGCTTAGCTTTGCCGCATGGAAAATGGGTTAA
- a CDS encoding HAMP domain-containing sensor histidine kinase: protein MRRTERFSKLRSSLLSRYLLIIIAALLFLPVVLPLTIIAYGLFNRMDAEEQPKDAVLYSNIKKLEKLWHNEALLLQGASPEVIDQRLHELSGKYSRATMFWVDGQGMTRLTLRPAKSVQEVEEVGGPLPVHWTTATAIAFMKQSMKREPLTIVAFVGDTAESGEGFMVMQIPESVLNVVLGKSISIWYGLVLLVLFIAFAVVSWLFFIGIRKRLLRLQTAMTITGPDGMPGAIASGKPDEIGRLEEAFNTMVAELASSRRRESEEEDLRKQLVSDLSHDLRTPLTIIRSHLHVLTKEKITSQGQESLKLMDERIADLGVLIENLLSYNLLNSGRVILNRERKDILRLLRESAAAWYPLWEKEGFKVDIDLETKPLYWSVDVVWFRRILDNLYQNIVRHARSGCYVKISTEVRAGLRVIMITDHGQGLGSDSTSKGAGLGLTIVDLLLKAMELDWTMESTQQGTSIVLFNPHQEI from the coding sequence ATGAGGAGGACAGAACGTTTCTCAAAGCTGCGGAGTTCTCTGCTATCACGTTATTTGTTGATTATTATAGCTGCGTTGCTGTTCCTTCCGGTAGTATTGCCCTTAACCATTATTGCATATGGTTTGTTCAACCGAATGGATGCAGAGGAGCAACCAAAGGATGCAGTACTCTATTCCAATATTAAGAAGCTGGAGAAGTTGTGGCATAATGAAGCGCTGCTGCTGCAAGGTGCTTCACCGGAGGTTATCGATCAACGGCTGCATGAACTGAGCGGGAAGTATAGCAGGGCAACCATGTTCTGGGTAGATGGTCAAGGGATGACTCGACTAACGCTTAGGCCTGCTAAGTCAGTTCAGGAAGTAGAGGAAGTTGGAGGCCCCTTACCGGTGCACTGGACGACGGCCACGGCGATTGCTTTTATGAAACAGAGTATGAAACGTGAGCCTTTGACCATCGTCGCTTTTGTGGGTGACACAGCCGAGTCCGGGGAAGGTTTCATGGTTATGCAGATCCCCGAGTCTGTATTGAACGTTGTCTTGGGGAAGAGCATCAGCATATGGTATGGCCTGGTGTTATTGGTGCTGTTTATTGCCTTTGCAGTAGTCTCTTGGCTTTTTTTTATTGGCATACGCAAACGTCTGCTGCGTCTCCAAACGGCGATGACCATCACCGGTCCGGATGGAATGCCGGGGGCGATTGCTTCGGGCAAGCCGGATGAAATCGGCCGCTTGGAGGAGGCTTTTAATACGATGGTGGCAGAGCTTGCCAGCAGCCGTAGAAGAGAGTCGGAAGAAGAGGACTTGCGCAAGCAGCTTGTATCCGATTTGTCTCATGATCTTCGTACGCCGCTAACCATCATCCGCAGCCACTTACATGTGTTGACCAAGGAGAAGATAACGTCGCAAGGTCAAGAGTCCCTGAAGCTGATGGATGAGCGTATTGCGGATCTTGGTGTGCTGATTGAGAATCTGCTGTCATATAACCTGCTGAATAGTGGACGGGTGATTCTGAATCGCGAGCGCAAAGATATTCTCAGGCTACTTCGGGAAAGTGCCGCAGCCTGGTATCCTCTATGGGAGAAGGAAGGCTTTAAGGTCGATATTGACCTTGAAACCAAACCGCTGTACTGGAGTGTCGATGTGGTCTGGTTCCGGCGTATTCTAGATAATCTGTATCAGAATATCGTACGGCACGCACGCAGTGGTTGTTATGTGAAGATTTCCACCGAAGTTCGTGCAGGGTTACGCGTCATTATGATCACCGATCATGGACAGGGTCTGGGAAGTGATTCTACATCCAAGGGTGCAGGCCTCGGGCTTACTATCGTGGATTTGCTGCTTAAAGCTATGGAGCTGGATTGGACGATGGAAAGTACACAGCAAGGCACCTCGATAGTGCTCTTTAATCCACATCAGGAAATTTAA
- a CDS encoding Hpt domain-containing protein produces the protein MTDAHIPVLDEETISGIQELDGDGEPELLRTLLDMFTSDTPLRIEALQKAIDNKDLAESAGVAHSLKSGSLGIGAQYLASVCAGIELHARQDNLAAAAALLPEVSAAYKEACSQLQSLL, from the coding sequence ATGACGGACGCTCACATACCGGTACTGGATGAAGAGACCATTTCCGGTATTCAGGAATTGGATGGCGACGGAGAGCCAGAATTGCTGCGCACCTTGCTGGACATGTTCACGAGCGACACCCCGCTTAGAATAGAAGCCTTGCAGAAAGCGATCGATAACAAGGATCTTGCCGAAAGCGCCGGAGTTGCTCACAGCCTGAAATCGGGAAGTCTGGGCATTGGGGCACAGTATCTGGCCTCCGTCTGCGCTGGAATTGAACTTCATGCCAGACAGGACAACCTTGCGGCAGCGGCAGCCTTGTTGCCTGAAGTAAGTGCAGCTTATAAGGAAGCTTGCTCCCAGTTGCAGAGTTTGCTGTAA
- a CDS encoding CPBP family intramembrane glutamic endopeptidase encodes MSKPRHKSSFSQKRPVLTVVIIELLLLLAVAAAGTYATLQELSYTAPVLISFIPIALVLIVYFTVKQKWSYFGFKSLGSIPAGNWIYYAPLILVLITISLKGFRTISVSEVLFFIFFTLLVGFVEESIYRGLILKTLLAKGVKPAVVTSTILFSVTHVLNAMSGQDTAQTILQVVYALLLGAVLALLMVKNDNIVPLILFHFAHNLIQFVGNDNSSAFIGYDLFILGVLAVQTVWLAMSFKKPYVSSHIDQAS; translated from the coding sequence ATGTCGAAGCCCCGCCATAAAAGTTCTTTTTCACAGAAACGCCCTGTATTAACCGTTGTTATCATTGAGCTGCTGCTGCTCTTGGCCGTAGCTGCCGCCGGAACTTACGCTACACTGCAAGAATTAAGCTACACTGCACCCGTATTGATCTCTTTTATACCCATTGCGCTCGTGTTAATTGTCTACTTTACCGTCAAGCAGAAATGGAGCTATTTCGGCTTCAAATCACTTGGCAGCATTCCTGCAGGCAACTGGATCTATTATGCCCCACTAATTCTCGTTCTGATCACTATTTCGCTTAAGGGCTTCCGCACGATCAGCGTGTCTGAGGTGCTGTTCTTTATCTTTTTCACACTGCTCGTCGGGTTTGTGGAGGAAAGTATCTATCGGGGATTAATTCTGAAGACCTTGTTGGCAAAAGGGGTCAAACCCGCGGTTGTGACTTCTACTATTCTATTCTCGGTCACACATGTGCTGAATGCGATGTCCGGTCAGGATACCGCTCAGACAATTCTTCAAGTCGTATATGCCCTGCTGCTTGGTGCTGTGTTAGCGCTGCTGATGGTGAAGAACGATAATATCGTCCCGTTGATTCTCTTCCACTTCGCACATAACCTGATTCAATTTGTAGGAAATGACAACTCTAGCGCCTTCATCGGATACGATCTGTTTATATTGGGTGTGCTGGCCGTGCAAACCGTTTGGTTGGCCATGTCCTTCAAGAAACCATACGTGTCCTCCCACATAGATCAAGCTAGTTAA
- a CDS encoding ABC transporter permease — protein sequence MVWRALSADWMKIRGRGLWFLVFLGPLGLVAMQGLNFGLRYDYLTKQYSADLWGGLLSNLSDFVPVALYLGGTLVCSLIANIEHQTSSWKQLLALPISRTSVFMAKLLLCLLLVAFSCLLLSAGAVGLGLALGFKHELIPYADVFRIGLLSYLAALPVIVLQLWLSISFRNQTFPVALGLTLSLTSLFAMFLAEWVPLSWPYLAWGTPHHILYSSAGLLLGLLVLLPGIVHFARKDVE from the coding sequence ATGGTCTGGCGGGCGCTGTCAGCGGACTGGATGAAGATTCGCGGCCGGGGACTATGGTTCCTAGTCTTTCTCGGTCCGCTTGGATTAGTCGCTATGCAGGGACTTAACTTTGGACTTCGTTATGATTATCTAACCAAGCAGTATAGTGCTGATTTATGGGGCGGTCTGCTGAGTAATCTGTCTGACTTTGTGCCAGTAGCTCTCTATTTGGGCGGTACGCTAGTCTGCTCACTAATAGCAAATATCGAGCATCAGACGAGCTCTTGGAAGCAGCTTCTGGCCCTGCCCATCTCCCGCACATCCGTATTTATGGCTAAGCTGCTGCTCTGTCTATTGCTTGTAGCTTTCTCTTGTCTGCTGCTCTCCGCAGGCGCAGTGGGCCTTGGATTGGCCTTGGGCTTTAAGCATGAGCTTATTCCGTACGCAGATGTGTTTCGGATCGGCTTGCTGTCTTATCTGGCAGCACTCCCGGTCATTGTCCTGCAGCTGTGGCTTTCCATATCCTTCCGCAATCAGACATTTCCGGTTGCGCTGGGGCTGACGCTATCGCTCACTTCATTGTTTGCCATGTTCCTCGCGGAATGGGTTCCCTTATCTTGGCCGTATCTGGCTTGGGGAACTCCGCATCATATACTATACAGCAGTGCAGGCTTACTGCTAGGCCTCTTGGTGCTGCTGCCGGGTATTGTACACTTCGCACGAAAGGATGTGGAATGA
- a CDS encoding cation diffusion facilitator family transporter, translated as MNNHQHNQASQSQAQPHNEHDHNHDHHGHSHSGHSHAPNNKKGLLIALLITGGIMFLEFFGGLFTNSLALLSDSGHMLSDTASLALSLVAMIFAVKPPSLKNSYGFYRFEVMAALFNGVTLFVIAGFIMWEAFHRFFAPPTVASGSMMIIASVGLLANLVSAWMLMRKSDVKENLNIRSAYLHILSDALGSVGAIIAGLIMSLFSWYAADPLISVLVALLILKGAWGVIKQAFHILMEGTPSAVNTDQVKDTLMHIDGVIDVHDLHIWTITSGLDSLSCHLLIKDDMDPQTVLQQAVTLMEEKFNIQHSTIQVENSQLQHRDLKV; from the coding sequence ATGAACAATCATCAGCATAATCAAGCGAGCCAATCGCAAGCCCAGCCGCACAATGAACATGATCATAATCACGATCATCATGGTCATAGCCATTCTGGTCACTCCCATGCGCCCAACAATAAAAAGGGCTTACTTATCGCTTTACTTATCACCGGCGGCATTATGTTTCTCGAATTTTTCGGAGGTCTATTTACCAATAGTTTGGCCCTACTCTCTGATTCTGGTCATATGCTCAGTGATACTGCTTCGCTTGCGCTCAGTCTTGTTGCGATGATATTCGCAGTAAAGCCGCCTTCCCTGAAGAATTCCTACGGATTTTATAGATTTGAGGTTATGGCCGCATTATTTAACGGTGTCACTTTGTTTGTTATTGCCGGATTTATTATGTGGGAGGCTTTTCATCGTTTCTTTGCACCACCTACAGTTGCCAGCGGCTCCATGATGATCATCGCTTCAGTTGGACTGCTTGCCAACCTCGTCAGCGCCTGGATGTTAATGCGAAAAAGTGATGTAAAAGAGAACCTTAATATACGCAGCGCCTATCTGCATATTTTGAGTGATGCCTTAGGTTCGGTTGGCGCTATTATTGCCGGACTGATCATGAGTCTATTCTCTTGGTATGCTGCGGATCCGCTCATTAGTGTTTTGGTCGCGCTGCTTATCTTAAAGGGAGCTTGGGGAGTCATTAAACAGGCTTTTCATATCCTCATGGAAGGAACTCCGAGTGCTGTTAATACCGATCAAGTCAAAGATACGTTAATGCACATTGATGGCGTGATCGATGTTCATGATTTGCATATCTGGACCATCACTTCAGGACTCGATTCTCTTAGCTGCCACCTGCTTATTAAAGACGACATGGACCCTCAGACCGTCCTGCAGCAGGCCGTTACGCTTATGGAGGAAAAGTTCAATATTCAGCATTCCACCATACAAGTTGAGAATTCCCAATTACAGCATAGGGATCTAAAAGTCTAA
- a CDS encoding TipAS antibiotic-recognition domain-containing protein, with translation MKQSKSSNRLYEKIRNYMQQGIPATNKEVQSLAKQWQNLVEMFAPKNDPEFMKSAEKFHIERVNFF, from the coding sequence ATAAAGCAGAGCAAAAGTTCAAATCGGCTCTATGAGAAGATACGCAACTACATGCAACAAGGTATTCCCGCAACAAACAAAGAAGTTCAAAGTTTAGCTAAGCAATGGCAAAATCTTGTGGAAATGTTTGCTCCAAAAAATGATCCTGAATTTATGAAATCAGCAGAAAAATTCCACATTGAGAGGGTGAACTTTTTTTGA